In Portunus trituberculatus isolate SZX2019 chromosome 33, ASM1759143v1, whole genome shotgun sequence, the following proteins share a genomic window:
- the LOC123512453 gene encoding vicilin-like seed storage protein At2g18540 isoform X2, whose translation MKRKEEEMKKKEEEMRKRKEEMSGHITQLKETHNDKLRNLEKERENLQNKLDEMEESVSERMEMRKKMNSLEEANDILNVKISLMKAKMKHLRSVGTASERQGDGGEECQGEVDKISECLGKRVREEENTCINFRKKWKIDARKEEKEENESESKEENEYPSKSKEESKSIRERRGEPITDSQNTQVIPATIDLTSQRPTDANRGHVGVKMSCRVTRIMSRSQGSQQQHLESAKVTTRKERKQENVNAVKERGLEGLSSKVKEGLNSLPTGSDSPGIIRRSTAVATISRRKKLLPLRAIDTNSPCKMRENECKRSLRSSSSSISSSSSSAAAAAKLRTRARRPKYQKDEDYR comes from the exons atgaagaggaaggaggaggaaatgaagaagaaggaggaagagatgaggaagagaaaagaggaaatgagtggACATATCACTCAGCTAAAGGAGACACATAATGATAAG ttAAGAAAtttggaaaaggagagagagaatctgcaaAATAAACTagatgaaatggaggaaagtgttTCTGAGAGaatggag atgagaaagaagatgaacagTCTAGAGGAAGCAAATGATATCTTAAATGTGAAGATCTCTCTCatgaaagcaaaaatgaaaCATTTGAGAAGTGTTGGCACTGCAAGTGAGAGGCAGGGAGATGGCGGGGAGGAATGTCAGGGAGAAGTGGACAAGATATCAGAATGCCTTGGAAAGAgagtaagggaagaagagaatactTGTATTAATtttagaaagaaatggaaaatagatgcaagaaaggaggagaaggaagaaaatgagagtgaaagtaaggaagagaatgaatacCCAAgcaagagtaaggaagagagtaagagcatcagggaaagaagaggagaaccaATCACAGATTCACAAAACACTCAAGTTATTCCAGCAACAATTGATTTGACCTCACAGCGACCCACAGATGCAAACCGAGGTCATGTTGGGGTCAAGATGAGTTGCAGAGTGACCCGCATTATGTCCAGGTCACAGGGgtcccagcagcagcaccttGAATCAGCAAAGGTCAcaacaaggaaggagaggaagcaagaaaatgtgaatgcagtgaaggaaagaggattgGAAGGACTGTCCagtaaggtgaaggaag ggctGAACAGTCTTCCTACAGGATCTGATAGTCCTGGGATAATCAGGAGGTCCACAGCTGTTGCTACTATTTCCAGGAGGaag AAATTACTGCCATTAAGAGCCATAGATACCAACAGTCCTTgcaaaatgagggaaaatgagTGTAAGAGATCCCTacgctcctcttcttcctctatctcctcttcctcctcttcagctgctgctgccgccaaaTTAAGGACTCGAGCACGCAGACCAAAGTACCAGAAAGATGAGGATT
- the LOC123512453 gene encoding vicilin-like seed storage protein At2g18540 isoform X1, with amino-acid sequence MKRKEEEMKKKEEEMRKRKEEMSGHITQLKETHNDKLRNLEKERENLQNKLDEMEESVSERMEMRKKMNSLEEANDILNVKISLMKAKMKHLRSVGTASERQGDGGEECQGEVDKISECLGKRVREEENTCINFRKKWKIDARKEEKEENESESKEENEYPSKSKEESKSIRERRGEPITDSQNTQVIPATIDLTSQRPTDANRGHVGVKMSCRVTRIMSRSQGSQQQHLESAKVTTRKERKQENVNAVKERGLEGLSSKVKEGLNSLPTGSDSPGIIRRSTAVATISRRKKLLPLRAIDTNSPCKMRENECKRSLRSSSSSISSSSSSAAAAAKLRTRARRPKYQKDEDCKTQ; translated from the exons atgaagaggaaggaggaggaaatgaagaagaaggaggaagagatgaggaagagaaaagaggaaatgagtggACATATCACTCAGCTAAAGGAGACACATAATGATAAG ttAAGAAAtttggaaaaggagagagagaatctgcaaAATAAACTagatgaaatggaggaaagtgttTCTGAGAGaatggag atgagaaagaagatgaacagTCTAGAGGAAGCAAATGATATCTTAAATGTGAAGATCTCTCTCatgaaagcaaaaatgaaaCATTTGAGAAGTGTTGGCACTGCAAGTGAGAGGCAGGGAGATGGCGGGGAGGAATGTCAGGGAGAAGTGGACAAGATATCAGAATGCCTTGGAAAGAgagtaagggaagaagagaatactTGTATTAATtttagaaagaaatggaaaatagatgcaagaaaggaggagaaggaagaaaatgagagtgaaagtaaggaagagaatgaatacCCAAgcaagagtaaggaagagagtaagagcatcagggaaagaagaggagaaccaATCACAGATTCACAAAACACTCAAGTTATTCCAGCAACAATTGATTTGACCTCACAGCGACCCACAGATGCAAACCGAGGTCATGTTGGGGTCAAGATGAGTTGCAGAGTGACCCGCATTATGTCCAGGTCACAGGGgtcccagcagcagcaccttGAATCAGCAAAGGTCAcaacaaggaaggagaggaagcaagaaaatgtgaatgcagtgaaggaaagaggattgGAAGGACTGTCCagtaaggtgaaggaag ggctGAACAGTCTTCCTACAGGATCTGATAGTCCTGGGATAATCAGGAGGTCCACAGCTGTTGCTACTATTTCCAGGAGGaag AAATTACTGCCATTAAGAGCCATAGATACCAACAGTCCTTgcaaaatgagggaaaatgagTGTAAGAGATCCCTacgctcctcttcttcctctatctcctcttcctcctcttcagctgctgctgccgccaaaTTAAGGACTCGAGCACGCAGACCAAAGTACCAGAAAGATGAGGATTGTAAGAcacagtaa